The following are from one region of the Prochlorococcus marinus str. SB genome:
- a CDS encoding high light inducible protein, which translates to MANSNVTTESGGRQNMFPTETRPYIDESVSYDSYPQNAEKVNGRWAMIGLVALVGAYVSTGQIIPGIF; encoded by the coding sequence ATGGCTAATTCAAACGTTACCACTGAATCAGGCGGCAGGCAGAACATGTTCCCTACTGAAACACGTCCTTACATAGATGAGTCTGTTTCATACGACAGCTACCCACAAAATGCAGAAAAAGTTAATGGTCGTTGGGCAATGATTGGCCTTGTTGCATTAGTAGGTGCTTACGTTTCAACTGGACAAATTATTCCTGGCATTTTTTAA
- a CDS encoding type 1 glutamine amidotransferase, translating to MKEIKRLLVLQHLEIEGPGLFEQFAKERDLKIEIIRLDNKVALPLTKKGDLILIMGGPMGVKDIGSGKYPWLKLERDFIKKELENERPIVGVCLGAQLLASAAGGDVEILKYGSPPKALPEIGWSQIFIDKSNKDFKEVFEDPFHVLHWHGDRILLPNKAVLIASSARCKEQFFRIGNFAYGLQFHVETTGGMINNWIKEDKEFVLKGLGLNGQEILKEENKKYIDKTFSKRKLLISKLFELLDN from the coding sequence ATGAAGGAAATAAAACGCCTATTAGTTTTGCAGCATTTAGAAATAGAGGGGCCTGGTCTTTTTGAACAATTTGCTAAAGAAAGAGATTTAAAAATAGAAATTATTCGTTTAGATAATAAAGTTGCTCTGCCGCTAACAAAAAAAGGTGACTTAATTTTAATTATGGGTGGACCAATGGGCGTTAAAGATATTGGAAGCGGAAAATATCCATGGCTCAAGTTAGAAAGAGATTTTATAAAAAAAGAATTAGAAAATGAGAGACCTATAGTCGGTGTTTGCTTAGGTGCTCAGTTGCTTGCGAGTGCTGCTGGGGGAGATGTAGAAATTCTTAAATATGGATCACCTCCAAAAGCATTACCAGAAATTGGATGGTCTCAAATTTTTATAGACAAATCGAATAAAGACTTTAAAGAAGTGTTTGAAGACCCTTTTCATGTACTGCATTGGCATGGAGATAGGATTTTATTACCTAATAAAGCAGTACTCATTGCTAGTAGTGCACGTTGTAAGGAACAGTTTTTTAGAATTGGTAATTTTGCTTACGGATTACAATTCCATGTAGAGACGACGGGGGGAATGATAAATAACTGGATTAAAGAAGATAAAGAGTTTGTCCTTAAAGGATTAGGCTTAAATGGTCAGGAAATTTTAAAAGAAGAGAATAAAAAATATATTGATAAAACTTTTTCAAAAAGAAAGCTTCTAATAAGTAAATTATTTGAATTATTAGATAATTAA
- a CDS encoding heat-labile enterotoxin alpha chain has product MKLATFKKKDSMIRLLFALILFLIPLGGFADEKQREIENEAINLVIKKYGKGLENRLKGTGVTPSYRSWYENDCFVSIAAGTYQKDTWSAMKWFSVNVCSESAEIMESE; this is encoded by the coding sequence ATGAAATTAGCTACATTTAAAAAAAAAGACTCAATGATACGTTTACTTTTTGCATTAATTCTTTTTTTAATTCCACTAGGAGGTTTTGCTGATGAAAAGCAAAGAGAAATTGAGAATGAAGCTATAAATCTTGTTATTAAAAAATATGGAAAAGGATTAGAAAATAGATTAAAAGGAACGGGAGTAACTCCCAGTTATCGAAGTTGGTATGAAAATGATTGTTTTGTGAGTATTGCAGCAGGTACATACCAAAAAGATACTTGGTCGGCAATGAAGTGGTTTAGCGTTAATGTCTGTTCTGAATCAGCTGAAATAATGGAAAGTGAATGA
- a CDS encoding chlorophyll a/b-binding protein, translating to MSPLSGFLAVIVFFTAILVAYLTKQFQNENLNNSSSNQMKNTNKKVKTIEKEKVVAETLNGRFAMLGLIAAVGAYLTTGQIIPGFV from the coding sequence ATGAGTCCACTTTCAGGTTTTTTAGCTGTAATTGTATTTTTTACAGCCATCCTCGTTGCTTATTTAACCAAGCAATTTCAAAACGAAAATTTAAACAATTCATCTTCTAATCAAATGAAAAACACAAACAAAAAAGTCAAAACAATCGAGAAAGAAAAAGTTGTTGCTGAGACTCTTAACGGCAGATTTGCAATGCTTGGATTAATTGCTGCTGTTGGAGCATACCTAACAACAGGTCAAATAATTCCTGGTTTCGTTTAA
- a CDS encoding high light inducible protein: MEFAKKIMTEKAENLNGKAAMIGMFALVGAYYFTGQILPGIF; encoded by the coding sequence ATGGAATTCGCAAAAAAAATTATGACCGAAAAAGCTGAAAATCTTAATGGTAAAGCAGCAATGATTGGAATGTTTGCTCTTGTAGGAGCCTACTATTTTACTGGTCAAATTCTTCCAGGTATTTTCTAA